In Rathayibacter sp. VKM Ac-2762, one DNA window encodes the following:
- a CDS encoding A/G-specific adenine glycosylase — protein MPSDPLADAITAWFRTSARDLPWRREGFPAWGTLVSEFMLQQTPVVRVVPRLAEWLERWPTPSALAAVPPGEAVRAWQSLGYPRRALRLHACAVAIAEEHGDVVPDDVETLLALPGIGDYTARAIAVFAYGRRHPVVDTNVRRVLARAVDGAAEPGPPRARADLAAMSALLPESLSEAAAFNAGAMELGAVVCTARAPRCDECPIRDLCRWRAEGYPEHTGPVKAKQKRFEGSDRQVRGLILAELRAAHGPVTAAEVESLWPDADQRGRALAGLLADGLATGGPEDGYLLPGS, from the coding sequence ATGCCCTCCGACCCTCTCGCCGACGCGATCACCGCCTGGTTCCGCACGAGCGCCCGCGACCTGCCGTGGCGCCGCGAGGGCTTCCCCGCCTGGGGCACGCTCGTCAGCGAGTTCATGCTGCAGCAGACCCCGGTGGTCCGCGTCGTCCCGCGTCTGGCGGAGTGGCTGGAGCGCTGGCCGACACCCTCCGCACTCGCCGCCGTCCCGCCCGGCGAGGCGGTGCGCGCCTGGCAGTCCCTGGGCTACCCGCGGCGGGCCCTGCGCCTGCACGCCTGTGCCGTGGCGATCGCCGAGGAGCACGGCGACGTGGTCCCCGACGACGTGGAGACCCTCCTCGCGCTGCCCGGCATCGGCGACTACACCGCCCGCGCCATCGCCGTGTTCGCCTACGGGAGGCGGCACCCCGTGGTCGACACCAACGTCCGCCGGGTCCTCGCGCGCGCGGTCGACGGAGCGGCGGAGCCCGGCCCGCCCCGCGCGAGGGCCGACCTCGCCGCGATGTCGGCGCTGCTGCCCGAGTCGCTCTCCGAGGCGGCGGCCTTCAACGCGGGCGCGATGGAGCTGGGGGCGGTCGTCTGCACCGCCCGCGCTCCGCGCTGCGACGAGTGCCCGATCCGCGACCTCTGCCGCTGGCGGGCGGAGGGGTACCCCGAGCACACCGGGCCCGTGAAGGCGAAGCAGAAGCGGTTCGAGGGCTCGGACCGCCAGGTCCGCGGCCTCATCCTCGCCGAGCTGCGCGCCGCGCACGGCCCGGTCACCGCGGCCGAGGTGGAGTCTCTCTGGCCGGACGCCGACCAGCGCGGTCGCGCCCTGGCCGGGCTCCTCGCCGACGGCCTGGCGACGGGCGGCCCGGAGGACGGCTACCTCCTCCCCGGCTCCTGA
- a CDS encoding 2-dehydropantoate 2-reductase yields the protein MRIAVLGAGAVGGTIAALLDRAGHDVEVTARGDHLTAIRRSGIRLDGAWGEHTAWVRCGESLDLVPDLAFVCTKAQDAEDALRTNRRTVDGTLVVVVQNGLDGLTAAARQVRDARLVGALALFAASHLEPGRVTVTAPATTTLGVPGRPADDDVRRAAAVLGEAVPTAVTDDFTGAQWTKLLINEVNALPAITGLSVQETIDDPGLRRVLARSMREAARTGLASGVRFGSLQGLSNTSVRALAAAPLPLVELLPRRMAARMGEVPNPGSTLQSVRRGVPSEIDHLAGAVVRTAHRGGREAPVNQLLVDLVHEVERAGAFVPPAEVVRRAALV from the coding sequence ATGAGGATCGCAGTACTCGGAGCAGGCGCCGTCGGCGGCACCATCGCCGCCCTTCTCGACCGCGCCGGGCACGACGTCGAGGTCACCGCCCGAGGCGACCACCTCACCGCGATCCGCCGGTCGGGGATCCGGCTCGACGGGGCGTGGGGCGAGCACACCGCCTGGGTCCGCTGCGGCGAGTCTCTCGACCTGGTGCCCGATCTCGCCTTCGTCTGCACGAAAGCGCAGGACGCCGAGGACGCGCTGCGCACCAACCGCCGCACGGTCGACGGCACTCTCGTCGTCGTCGTCCAGAACGGACTGGACGGACTCACCGCGGCGGCCCGGCAGGTGCGCGACGCCCGGCTCGTGGGTGCTCTCGCCCTCTTCGCCGCGAGCCACCTCGAACCCGGCCGGGTCACCGTCACGGCTCCTGCCACGACCACGCTCGGCGTCCCCGGCCGCCCGGCCGACGACGACGTCCGACGGGCCGCCGCCGTGCTCGGCGAGGCGGTCCCCACCGCCGTCACCGACGACTTCACCGGAGCGCAGTGGACGAAGCTGCTGATCAACGAGGTCAACGCCCTGCCCGCGATCACCGGGCTCTCGGTCCAGGAGACGATCGACGATCCGGGGCTGCGGCGCGTCCTCGCCCGGTCGATGCGCGAGGCCGCCCGGACGGGCCTCGCGTCGGGCGTCCGCTTCGGCTCGCTGCAGGGACTCTCGAACACGTCCGTCCGCGCCCTGGCCGCCGCTCCCCTGCCCCTGGTCGAGCTGCTCCCCCGCCGGATGGCCGCGCGGATGGGCGAGGTGCCGAACCCCGGGTCGACGCTGCAGAGCGTCCGCCGCGGAGTGCCGAGCGAGATCGACCACCTGGCCGGGGCCGTGGTCCGCACCGCTCACCGCGGCGGGCGCGAGGCACCGGTCAACCAGCTGCTGGTCGACCTGGTGCACGAGGTCGAGCGGGCGGGCGCCTTCGTGCCGCCGGCGGAGGTCGTGCGCCGCGCCGCCCTGGTCTGA
- the truB gene encoding tRNA pseudouridine(55) synthase TruB yields MLETPAPAPNGILLLDKPGGITSHDLVSRTRRRAGTRKVGHAGTLDPMATGLMILGLGPSTRLLTYLVGLDKQYEATIRLGSSTTTDDQEGEVLASAEPALVAALAPESVSDAIAALTGAIEQVPSTVSAIKVDGRRAYARARDGEEVVLASRPVTVSEFAVLASRPVEGFLDLDVRVTCSSGTYIRALARDLGASLGVGGHLTALRRTAVGPFSVAQAGEIDELDVPAALLPPTLVAGELFPLLRLDAQEAGDLANGKRIPAPEAVAGAKGLLAAVGPGERLIGLAERRGTQLKSVVNFPTEDLRTAAS; encoded by the coding sequence GTGCTCGAGACCCCCGCCCCGGCTCCGAACGGGATCCTCCTGCTGGACAAGCCCGGCGGCATCACCAGCCACGACCTCGTCTCGCGGACCCGCCGCCGCGCGGGGACCCGCAAGGTCGGCCACGCGGGGACGCTCGATCCGATGGCGACCGGGCTGATGATCCTCGGTCTCGGCCCCTCGACGCGCCTGCTCACCTACCTCGTCGGCCTCGACAAGCAGTACGAGGCGACGATCCGGCTGGGCTCCTCCACCACCACCGACGACCAGGAGGGCGAGGTGCTCGCCTCGGCGGAGCCCGCCCTCGTCGCGGCCCTCGCCCCGGAGTCGGTGTCCGACGCGATCGCGGCCCTCACCGGAGCGATCGAGCAGGTCCCGAGCACGGTCAGCGCGATCAAGGTGGACGGCCGCCGCGCCTACGCCCGCGCCCGCGACGGCGAGGAGGTCGTGCTCGCCTCCCGCCCCGTGACCGTCTCGGAGTTCGCCGTCCTGGCGAGCCGCCCGGTCGAGGGGTTCCTCGACCTGGACGTGCGCGTCACCTGCTCCTCCGGCACCTACATCCGCGCGCTCGCCCGCGACCTGGGCGCGTCCCTCGGAGTCGGCGGCCACCTGACCGCGCTGCGGCGCACCGCGGTCGGCCCCTTCTCCGTGGCCCAGGCCGGCGAGATCGACGAGCTCGACGTCCCCGCCGCGCTCCTGCCGCCGACGCTCGTGGCGGGCGAGCTGTTCCCCCTGCTGCGCCTCGACGCCCAGGAGGCGGGCGATCTCGCGAACGGCAAGCGCATCCCGGCCCCGGAGGCGGTGGCGGGCGCGAAGGGCCTCCTCGCCGCGGTCGGCCCGGGGGAGCGGCTGATCGGCCTCGCCGAGCGGCGCGGCACCCAGCTCAAGAGCGTCGTCAACTTCCCGACCGAGGACCTGCGGACGGCCGCCTCGTGA
- a CDS encoding bifunctional riboflavin kinase/FAD synthetase, whose translation MRVETRPGDLAGIGPSAVTIGKFDGVHSGHRAVIGRLHERAREQGLAAVVVTFDRNPLSVIAPEKCPPVLVGNEQKLELLAGTGVDATLLLTFDEAFRALSPEQFVEQVLVEALEARVVLVGSDFRFGARGAGDVDLLRVLGGQHGFEVELIDDVRPEDGRRVSSTWIRELLAEGDVEHATRLLGHEPVVRGVVVHGAKRGRELGFPTANLSPQSQGLIPADGVYAGRLTTDGVTHPAAISVGSNPTFVGVPPKQVEAYVLDQTLDTLDLYDRVVDVAFVGRIRGQVAYEGVEPLIRQMNHDVVQVREVLGID comes from the coding sequence ATGCGCGTCGAGACCCGCCCCGGCGACCTGGCCGGGATCGGACCCTCCGCCGTCACGATCGGCAAGTTCGACGGCGTCCACTCCGGGCATCGGGCCGTCATCGGCCGGCTGCACGAGCGGGCCCGCGAGCAGGGGCTCGCCGCCGTCGTCGTCACCTTCGACCGCAATCCGCTCAGCGTGATCGCGCCGGAGAAGTGCCCGCCCGTCCTGGTCGGCAACGAGCAGAAGCTCGAGCTCCTCGCCGGGACCGGCGTGGACGCGACGCTGCTGCTCACCTTCGACGAGGCGTTCCGGGCGCTCTCGCCAGAGCAGTTCGTCGAGCAGGTGCTGGTCGAGGCGCTCGAGGCCCGCGTGGTCCTCGTCGGCTCCGACTTCCGCTTCGGCGCCCGGGGAGCGGGCGACGTCGACCTGCTGCGCGTGCTCGGCGGGCAGCACGGATTCGAGGTGGAGCTGATCGACGACGTGCGGCCCGAGGACGGGCGCCGCGTCTCCTCCACCTGGATCCGCGAGCTGCTGGCCGAGGGCGATGTGGAGCACGCGACGCGCCTGCTCGGGCACGAGCCCGTGGTACGCGGCGTGGTCGTGCACGGAGCGAAGCGCGGCCGCGAGCTGGGCTTCCCGACCGCGAACCTCTCGCCGCAGTCGCAGGGCCTGATCCCGGCCGACGGGGTCTACGCGGGCCGGCTCACCACCGACGGCGTCACGCATCCCGCCGCGATCTCGGTCGGCAGCAACCCGACCTTCGTCGGAGTGCCGCCCAAGCAGGTCGAGGCGTACGTGCTCGATCAGACGCTCGACACCCTCGACCTCTACGACCGCGTGGTCGACGTGGCGTTCGTCGGCCGGATCCGCGGCCAGGTCGCCTACGAGGGCGTCGAGCCCCTCATCCGCCAGATGAACCACGACGTGGTGCAGGTCCGCGAGGTCCTCGGCATCGACTGA
- a CDS encoding SDR family oxidoreductase yields the protein MSETPSDSARSLALVTGATGYIGGRLTPRLLEAGFRVRVLVRDARKLVDVPWAEEVEVAQGDLGDPESLEAAVEGVDVLYYLVHSMGSGNDHAHFEEVESRAAQNVATAARSAGVGRIVYLGGLHPEGQELSKHLRSRAEVGRILMESGVPTIALQAGVIIGSGSTSFEMVRHLTDVLPYMPAPQWVRNFIQPIAVRDVLHYLIGSASLEDATLNRTFDIGGPDVLRYGQMMNGYAVEAGLPQRPIASLPVFTPWLASQWVNLVTPIPRSLAVPIIASLQYDCVVHEQDIRALIPDPEGGLTSYRRAVRLALGKMQAGEIETSWQNAEVVGAPSDPLPSDPEWAGHTVYVDLKERRTQADPAKLWRVIEGIGGTNGWYSFPLAWVIRGWMDRLVGGVGLQRGRRDSARLHAGDALDFWRVEEIERPKLLRLRAEMKVPGGAWLEMRAEPSGDGGSVYTQRAVFFPQGLAGRLYWFAILPFHGIIFNGMANRITATAADLPDSGDERSPGGRRVQR from the coding sequence ATGAGCGAAACCCCCTCCGACTCGGCGCGCTCCCTCGCGCTCGTCACCGGTGCGACCGGCTACATCGGCGGCAGGCTGACGCCGCGCCTCCTCGAGGCGGGCTTCCGGGTGCGCGTCCTGGTGCGCGACGCGCGCAAGCTGGTCGACGTGCCGTGGGCGGAGGAGGTCGAGGTCGCCCAGGGCGATCTCGGCGATCCGGAGTCGCTGGAGGCCGCGGTCGAGGGCGTCGACGTCCTCTACTACCTCGTCCACTCGATGGGCTCGGGCAACGACCACGCCCACTTCGAGGAGGTCGAGAGCCGCGCCGCGCAGAACGTCGCCACGGCCGCGAGGTCGGCCGGCGTCGGCCGCATCGTCTACCTCGGCGGCCTGCACCCCGAGGGCCAGGAGCTCTCGAAGCACCTCCGCTCGCGCGCTGAGGTGGGCCGGATCCTGATGGAGTCGGGAGTGCCGACGATCGCCCTGCAGGCGGGCGTGATCATCGGCTCCGGGTCGACCTCGTTCGAGATGGTGCGCCACCTCACCGACGTGCTGCCGTACATGCCCGCGCCGCAGTGGGTGCGCAACTTCATCCAGCCGATCGCCGTGCGCGACGTGCTGCACTACCTGATCGGCTCCGCGTCGCTCGAGGACGCCACGCTCAACCGCACCTTCGACATCGGCGGGCCCGACGTGCTCCGCTACGGCCAGATGATGAACGGCTACGCGGTCGAGGCCGGGCTCCCGCAGCGGCCGATCGCGTCCCTGCCGGTGTTCACCCCGTGGCTGGCCTCGCAGTGGGTCAACCTGGTCACGCCGATCCCGCGCTCGCTCGCGGTGCCCATCATCGCCTCGCTGCAGTACGACTGCGTCGTGCACGAGCAGGACATCCGCGCGCTCATCCCCGACCCCGAGGGCGGGCTGACCTCCTACCGCCGCGCCGTCCGGCTCGCGCTGGGAAAGATGCAGGCGGGCGAGATCGAGACGAGCTGGCAGAACGCGGAGGTCGTCGGCGCTCCCAGCGATCCGCTGCCGAGCGACCCGGAGTGGGCCGGCCACACGGTCTACGTGGACCTCAAGGAGCGCCGCACCCAGGCCGACCCGGCCAAGCTCTGGCGCGTCATCGAGGGCATCGGCGGCACCAACGGCTGGTACTCCTTCCCGCTCGCGTGGGTGATCCGCGGCTGGATGGACCGCCTCGTCGGGGGAGTGGGCCTGCAGCGCGGGCGCCGCGACTCCGCGCGCCTGCACGCCGGCGACGCCCTCGACTTCTGGCGCGTCGAGGAGATCGAGCGGCCGAAGCTCCTGCGCCTGCGCGCCGAGATGAAGGTGCCCGGCGGGGCCTGGCTCGAGATGCGCGCCGAGCCCTCCGGAGACGGCGGCTCGGTCTACACGCAGCGCGCGGTGTTCTTCCCGCAGGGCCTCGCGGGCAGGCTCTACTGGTTCGCGATCCTGCCCTTCCACGGCATCATCTTCAACGGCATGGCCAACCGCATCACGGCCACCGCGGCCGACCTGCCGGACTCCGGCGACGAGCGCTCCCCTGGCGGGCGCCGGGTGCAGCGGTGA
- a CDS encoding GDSL-type esterase/lipase family protein, protein MSERSSTDAGRGLQLGKVLFIGDSIIQAGAWGEWLTESTVVDEGVGGATTADVVARLAELVAQEPDTVVLLIGTNDLAWHRTTEHVVRNIETIVATFRRDLPDVRILVTSVLPRGHEFAPQIREINRHLWQFAPTAHAGYLDLWPVLAGEDGGLLEQYSPDGLHLNEDGYRAWREALGPALEAVVRMPPRTRPITLPYDEFARPKTA, encoded by the coding sequence ATGAGCGAACGGTCGAGTACGGACGCGGGGCGCGGGCTCCAGCTGGGGAAGGTCCTCTTCATCGGGGACAGCATCATCCAGGCGGGAGCCTGGGGCGAGTGGCTGACGGAGTCGACGGTCGTCGACGAGGGAGTCGGAGGGGCCACCACGGCGGACGTCGTCGCGCGGCTCGCCGAGCTGGTCGCGCAGGAGCCGGACACGGTGGTGCTGCTGATCGGCACCAACGACCTCGCCTGGCACCGCACGACGGAGCACGTCGTGCGCAACATCGAGACGATCGTCGCGACGTTCCGGCGCGACCTCCCGGACGTGCGCATCCTGGTGACCTCGGTCCTGCCGCGCGGACATGAGTTCGCGCCGCAGATCCGCGAGATCAACCGCCACCTGTGGCAGTTCGCGCCCACGGCGCACGCGGGCTACCTCGACCTGTGGCCGGTGCTCGCGGGCGAGGACGGCGGGCTGCTCGAGCAGTACTCGCCGGACGGCCTGCACCTCAACGAGGACGGCTACCGCGCGTGGCGCGAGGCACTGGGCCCGGCGCTCGAGGCGGTCGTGCGGATGCCTCCGCGGACCCGCCCGATCACGCTGCCCTACGACGAGTTCGCGCGGCCGAAGACGGCCTAG
- a CDS encoding O-acetyl-ADP-ribose deacetylase: MTTLRAVRGDLTREHVDAIVNAANSSLLGGGGVDGAIHRAGGPEILAECRRLRGTELPDGLPAGSAVATTAGRLPARWVVHTVGPVHSRSEDRSAVLASAYRESVRTAVGLGARTLAFPAVSAGVYGWPMDDAARIAVETVREATADGALDEVRFVLFSADALAAFEAALAAE; the protein is encoded by the coding sequence GTGACCACCCTGAGAGCCGTGCGCGGCGACCTCACCCGCGAGCACGTCGACGCGATCGTGAACGCGGCGAACTCGTCGCTCCTCGGCGGCGGCGGCGTCGACGGCGCGATCCACCGCGCGGGCGGACCGGAGATCCTCGCCGAGTGCCGCCGGCTCCGCGGGACCGAGCTGCCGGACGGCCTGCCCGCCGGCTCCGCGGTCGCCACGACCGCCGGCCGCCTCCCCGCCCGCTGGGTCGTGCACACCGTCGGTCCCGTCCACTCGCGGTCGGAGGACCGCAGCGCCGTCCTCGCCTCGGCCTACCGCGAGTCGGTGCGCACCGCCGTCGGTCTCGGTGCGCGGACGCTCGCCTTCCCGGCCGTCTCGGCGGGCGTCTACGGCTGGCCGATGGACGACGCGGCGCGCATCGCGGTGGAGACGGTCCGCGAGGCGACCGCGGACGGCGCACTCGACGAGGTCCGGTTCGTCCTCTTCTCCGCGGACGCCCTCGCGGCCTTCGAGGCCGCCCTGGCCGCGGAATGA
- the mmuM gene encoding homocysteine S-methyltransferase, with the protein MTAGLVAAARVRPLLLDGGLGTELEEQGAAVDSSLWSARVLLEEPGRVVAAHRAFAEAGARVAVTASYQVSASGFAAAGLAPGLAERALRESVDLARRAQSGWVAASVGPFGASLGDGSEYRGDDGLTVGELAAWHRPRLEALAAAGPDLLAVETIPSVREVRAVVEALAGSSVPAWICVSGRSGRTAAGEPLAEALAVAAASEEVVGVGVNCCPPGDVAEAVRIARSVTGKLVVVYPNSGEEWDAVERRWAGDAAFDPALVASWRAAGADLIGGCCRVGPAAIAALGRSLEGES; encoded by the coding sequence GTGACCGCCGGCCTCGTCGCCGCGGCGCGGGTGCGCCCGCTGCTGCTCGACGGGGGCCTGGGCACGGAGCTGGAGGAGCAGGGGGCCGCGGTGGACTCCTCGCTCTGGAGCGCCCGGGTCCTGCTGGAGGAGCCCGGCCGGGTCGTCGCCGCGCACCGCGCCTTCGCCGAGGCGGGCGCCAGGGTCGCGGTGACCGCGAGCTACCAGGTGTCCGCGAGCGGATTCGCAGCCGCGGGGCTGGCCCCGGGCCTCGCCGAGCGCGCCCTCCGGGAGAGCGTCGACCTGGCCCGGCGCGCGCAGAGCGGCTGGGTCGCCGCCTCCGTCGGCCCTTTCGGTGCGAGCCTCGGCGACGGCTCCGAGTATCGCGGCGACGACGGCCTCACCGTCGGCGAGCTCGCCGCCTGGCACCGGCCGCGCCTGGAGGCCCTGGCCGCGGCCGGGCCCGACCTGCTCGCCGTCGAGACCATCCCGTCGGTGCGGGAGGTGCGGGCCGTCGTGGAGGCCCTCGCGGGCTCCTCGGTCCCCGCCTGGATCTGCGTGAGCGGCCGTTCGGGCCGCACCGCGGCCGGCGAGCCCCTGGCCGAGGCGCTCGCCGTCGCCGCCGCCTCCGAGGAGGTCGTCGGCGTGGGAGTGAACTGCTGCCCGCCCGGCGACGTCGCCGAGGCGGTCCGCATCGCCCGCTCCGTCACCGGCAAGCTGGTCGTCGTGTACCCGAACAGCGGCGAGGAGTGGGACGCCGTCGAGCGTCGCTGGGCAGGCGACGCGGCCTTCGACCCCGCGCTGGTCGCCTCCTGGCGCGCGGCGGGAGCGGATCTGATCGGCGGCTGCTGCCGCGTGGGACCTGCGGCGATCGCTGCCCTCGGACGAAGCCTGGAGGGGGAGTCGTGA
- a CDS encoding metal-sensitive transcriptional regulator, translating to MIEDLKKRSLHRARILGGQMRGLERMIENEDYCVDIVTQSLAIQKSLGSLNKLIVENHLRTHITAMFEEGGDAREAAIAELVKIFELSNNRS from the coding sequence GTGATCGAGGACCTCAAGAAGCGCTCGCTGCACCGTGCCCGGATCCTCGGCGGCCAGATGCGCGGCCTCGAGCGGATGATCGAGAACGAGGACTACTGCGTCGACATCGTCACGCAGTCCCTCGCGATCCAGAAGTCGCTCGGCTCGCTCAACAAGCTCATCGTCGAGAACCACCTCCGCACGCACATCACCGCGATGTTCGAGGAGGGCGGAGACGCCCGCGAGGCGGCGATCGCCGAGCTCGTGAAGATCTTCGAGCTCTCCAACAACCGCTCGTGA
- a CDS encoding DUF6804 family protein, with amino-acid sequence MSTRKPSRATAARYPSRDRARMALAPGILGAIVLLAGLALVGSDAYDFIRYPVAILAAVIGWFAIQARALLWLVGLVPVLVLWNPVLPFAFPDAIWSSLSLAAVGVFVAAGLVIRVPTPG; translated from the coding sequence GTGAGCACCCGCAAGCCGTCCCGCGCGACCGCCGCCCGCTACCCCTCGCGCGACCGCGCCCGCATGGCGCTCGCGCCCGGGATCCTCGGCGCGATCGTGCTGCTGGCCGGGCTCGCCCTCGTCGGCTCCGACGCCTACGACTTCATCCGCTACCCGGTCGCGATCCTCGCGGCGGTCATCGGCTGGTTCGCGATCCAGGCGCGCGCACTCCTCTGGCTGGTCGGGCTCGTCCCGGTGCTCGTGCTGTGGAACCCGGTGCTGCCGTTCGCATTCCCGGACGCGATCTGGTCCTCGCTGAGCCTCGCCGCGGTCGGCGTCTTCGTGGCGGCGGGCCTCGTCATCCGCGTCCCGACTCCGGGATGA
- a CDS encoding DEAD/DEAH box helicase — protein sequence MARSGQRQSGQTRRASNAAGSRPRSRSRGVDNAGIIPILARRVREVEAKAQTGKVGPTNRTKFLVIALLMREERKRVKVDPSLSDAQRAEEMKRLDGIATILAKTAARDTSLIALLESEAGVTAAAQKLRRDWLLEAGAELSPDELLIVTEPEPKPEVPVNQVVPQSVRARQLANPFLPPDFSIAEASAPAPRRRLDDWELLGPLFKAFEYGAGGRAASMELPEPPKLDRVSPRGRELMPHQARFIESAREGHRSFLLADEPGLGKTAQSLLAASVVGAYPLLAVVPNVVKMNWAREVEHWTPQRRATVIHGDGGTLDAFADVVIVNYDILDRHIGWLGSLGFRGMVVDEAHFIKNLRSQRSQSVLALASRIRETTPGHDPLMIALTGTPLINDVDDFRAIWRFLGWIDETKPGPELMGRLEETGLTPADTGFYPEAREAVIDLGIVRRKKIDVAADLPSKRIVDLPVELDDDLGRSIQKAERELGARMLQRFRAVTSSITHELDDDERERFIRIVAQSELEESKSAKTGENVFTMVRRIGQAKAALAADYASQLARSVGKVVFFAKHIDVMDQAEDTFEKRELTSVSIRGDQTAAFRQTQIDAFNEDPDVSVAVCSLTAAGVGVNLQASSNVVLAELSWTSAEQTQAIDRVHRIGQEEPVTAWRIIAAHTIDAKIAELIDAKAGLAARALDGADAETASADTVQLDALMHVLREAIG from the coding sequence ATGGCTCGCAGCGGCCAGCGTCAGTCCGGTCAGACGCGACGAGCGTCGAACGCCGCCGGGAGCCGACCCCGATCGCGCTCGCGCGGCGTGGACAACGCGGGGATCATCCCGATCCTCGCCCGCCGCGTCCGCGAGGTGGAGGCGAAGGCCCAGACCGGCAAGGTCGGACCGACCAACCGGACGAAGTTCCTGGTGATCGCCCTCCTGATGCGCGAGGAGCGCAAGCGGGTCAAGGTCGATCCCTCGCTCAGCGACGCGCAGCGCGCCGAGGAGATGAAGCGCCTCGACGGCATCGCCACGATCCTGGCCAAGACGGCCGCCCGCGACACCAGCCTGATCGCGCTGCTCGAATCGGAGGCCGGCGTCACGGCGGCCGCGCAGAAGCTCCGCCGCGACTGGCTGCTCGAGGCGGGCGCGGAGCTCAGCCCCGACGAGCTGCTCATCGTGACCGAGCCGGAGCCCAAGCCCGAGGTGCCGGTCAACCAGGTCGTGCCGCAGTCGGTGCGCGCCCGGCAGCTGGCGAACCCCTTCCTCCCGCCGGACTTCTCGATCGCCGAGGCCTCGGCTCCGGCGCCGCGTCGCAGGCTCGACGACTGGGAGCTGCTCGGGCCGCTCTTCAAGGCGTTCGAGTACGGAGCGGGCGGACGGGCCGCGAGCATGGAGCTCCCGGAGCCGCCGAAGCTCGACCGGGTCTCGCCGCGCGGCCGCGAGCTGATGCCGCACCAGGCGCGCTTCATCGAGAGCGCCCGCGAGGGGCACCGCAGCTTCCTGCTCGCCGACGAGCCGGGTCTGGGCAAGACCGCGCAGAGCCTCCTGGCCGCCTCGGTGGTCGGGGCGTACCCGCTGCTCGCGGTGGTGCCGAACGTGGTCAAGATGAACTGGGCGCGCGAGGTCGAGCACTGGACGCCGCAGCGGCGCGCCACGGTCATCCACGGAGACGGCGGCACGCTCGACGCGTTCGCCGACGTGGTCATCGTCAACTACGACATCCTCGACCGGCACATCGGCTGGCTCGGGAGCTTGGGCTTCCGCGGCATGGTCGTCGACGAGGCGCACTTCATCAAGAACCTCCGCTCGCAGCGCTCGCAGAGCGTGCTCGCGCTGGCGTCGAGGATCCGCGAGACCACTCCGGGGCACGATCCGCTGATGATCGCGCTGACCGGCACCCCGCTGATCAACGACGTCGACGACTTCCGCGCCATCTGGCGCTTCCTCGGCTGGATCGACGAGACCAAGCCGGGACCGGAGCTGATGGGCCGCCTCGAGGAGACGGGCCTCACCCCCGCCGACACGGGCTTCTACCCGGAGGCGCGCGAGGCCGTGATCGACCTCGGCATCGTCCGGCGCAAGAAGATCGACGTCGCCGCCGACCTGCCGTCGAAGCGGATCGTCGATCTGCCCGTCGAGCTGGACGACGACCTCGGCCGCTCCATCCAGAAGGCCGAGCGCGAGCTCGGCGCCCGCATGCTGCAGCGCTTCAGGGCGGTCACCTCCTCGATCACGCACGAGCTCGACGACGACGAGCGCGAGCGGTTCATCCGCATCGTGGCGCAGAGCGAGCTCGAGGAGTCGAAGTCGGCCAAGACCGGCGAGAACGTCTTCACCATGGTGCGCCGGATCGGCCAGGCCAAGGCGGCGCTGGCCGCCGACTACGCCTCGCAGCTGGCCCGCTCGGTGGGCAAGGTCGTCTTCTTCGCGAAGCACATCGACGTGATGGACCAGGCGGAGGACACCTTCGAGAAGCGCGAGCTGACGTCCGTCTCCATCCGCGGCGACCAGACCGCGGCGTTCCGCCAGACGCAGATCGACGCCTTCAACGAGGACCCGGACGTCTCTGTCGCCGTCTGCTCGCTCACCGCGGCGGGAGTCGGCGTGAACCTGCAGGCGTCGTCCAACGTGGTGCTCGCCGAGCTGTCGTGGACCTCGGCCGAGCAGACGCAGGCGATCGACCGCGTGCACCGCATCGGCCAGGAGGAGCCGGTGACGGCGTGGAGGATCATCGCGGCGCACACGATCGACGCGAAGATCGCGGAGCTCATCGACGCCAAGGCCGGTCTCGCCGCCCGGGCGCTCGACGGCGCGGACGCCGAGACGGCCTCGGCCGACACGGTGCAGCTGGACGCCCTCATGCACGTCCTGCGCGAGGCGATCGGCTGA